In the genome of Mucisphaera calidilacus, one region contains:
- a CDS encoding succinylglutamate desuccinylase/aspartoacylase family protein — translation MPAPTQRFTLGGQRIPRGTTRDIRLKVSERYTGDAITLPIRVIRGRKPGPTLFVSAAVHGEELNGVGVIHQLMFDTPLPLNAGTLILIPVVNIFGFENQSRYMPDRRDLNRSFPGKPNGSLASRIAHQVFQEIITKSDYGIDLHTAAGSRTNFPNVRGDLNVTKVRRFARAFGCELMVHGRGPEGSLRREAVKAGCAVITIEAGEPLKIEPRVLEAGVRGVRNCLIHLDMMTGKPVDPPYQVRIDRSTWIRAEVGGILRFHVAPGEVVETGQAIATNVSVYGEAQNILHAPAAGIVLGMTTLPTVKPGEPVCHLAIPKGATKTLQRIFASKQHKNYQQIQKDLATNVTVSEQELDVPNLPQDDDNT, via the coding sequence ATGCCCGCACCAACACAACGATTCACCCTGGGCGGACAACGCATCCCTCGCGGCACCACCCGCGACATCCGACTCAAAGTCAGCGAACGCTACACAGGCGACGCCATCACACTCCCCATCCGCGTCATCCGTGGACGAAAACCCGGCCCCACCCTCTTCGTCTCCGCCGCCGTCCATGGCGAAGAGCTCAACGGCGTAGGCGTCATCCACCAGCTCATGTTCGACACCCCCCTCCCCCTCAACGCCGGAACCCTCATCCTCATCCCCGTCGTCAACATCTTCGGCTTCGAAAACCAGAGCCGCTACATGCCCGACCGACGCGACCTCAACCGAAGCTTCCCCGGAAAACCCAACGGCAGCCTCGCCAGCCGGATCGCTCACCAGGTCTTCCAGGAAATCATCACCAAATCCGACTACGGCATCGACCTCCACACCGCCGCAGGCTCACGCACCAACTTCCCCAACGTCCGAGGCGACCTCAACGTCACCAAAGTCCGACGATTCGCTCGCGCCTTCGGTTGCGAACTCATGGTCCACGGCAGAGGACCCGAAGGCAGTCTACGACGCGAAGCCGTCAAGGCCGGCTGCGCCGTCATCACCATCGAAGCAGGCGAACCCCTCAAAATCGAACCACGCGTCCTCGAAGCAGGCGTCCGAGGCGTACGAAACTGCCTCATCCACCTCGACATGATGACAGGCAAACCCGTCGATCCCCCCTACCAGGTCCGAATCGACCGATCCACATGGATCCGGGCCGAGGTCGGCGGCATCCTCCGTTTCCACGTCGCGCCAGGCGAAGTCGTCGAAACCGGACAGGCCATCGCCACCAACGTCAGCGTCTATGGCGAAGCCCAAAACATCCTCCACGCTCCCGCGGCCGGCATCGTCCTCGGCATGACCACACTCCCCACCGTCAAACCAGGCGAACCCGTCTGCCACCTCGCCATACCCAAAGGCGCCACCAAAACACTCCAACGCATCTTCGCCTCCAAACAACACAAAAACTACCAGCAGATCCAGAAAGACCTCGCCACCAACGTCACCGTCAGCGAACAGGAACTCGACGTCCCCAACCTCCCCCAAGACGACGACAACACCTGA